Proteins from a genomic interval of Chroococcidiopsis thermalis PCC 7203:
- a CDS encoding ATP adenylyltransferase family protein: MNARGIILQPGTLLDRAIAITQHALERGALVTIPTEYQFVEQQGVRFLVRTATNLNRKDEAKQKQDRQNATTDKDFNPFLPYDKNLYVADISETHVCLLNKFNVVDCHLLLITRAFEEQEALLTLADFTAMWVCLAEFNGLTFYNGGKTAGASQRHKHLQIVPLPLTPADFPQIPLEPLLVTTNRGTVETLPSLPFVHAFVQLEPIQTKSPQAAATVTLNYYYQMLNAVGLKHDIGSKNIQAGAYNLLVTRQWMLLIPRSQESFESIAINSLGFAGTMFVRNDRQMQILKELGPMRVLSQVGILKSESGVGSREEEDKGDKGDKGDKGELGDPATGGSGD; encoded by the coding sequence ATGAATGCACGCGGAATAATACTACAACCTGGGACGCTACTGGATAGGGCGATCGCAATAACCCAACATGCCCTTGAACGCGGGGCTCTAGTCACCATTCCCACCGAATATCAGTTTGTAGAACAGCAAGGCGTGCGTTTCCTGGTCAGAACAGCCACCAATCTCAATCGCAAAGACGAGGCAAAGCAAAAACAGGATCGGCAAAATGCTACGACTGATAAAGACTTTAATCCCTTTCTACCCTACGATAAAAACTTATACGTAGCAGACATCTCCGAAACTCATGTTTGTTTGTTAAACAAATTCAATGTCGTCGATTGTCACCTGTTGCTAATTACCCGCGCCTTTGAAGAACAAGAAGCCTTACTAACTCTCGCTGATTTTACTGCGATGTGGGTATGTCTGGCGGAATTTAACGGACTGACATTCTATAACGGTGGCAAGACAGCAGGCGCAAGCCAACGTCACAAACATTTGCAGATCGTTCCCCTGCCACTCACACCCGCAGATTTTCCTCAAATTCCCCTCGAACCTTTGTTGGTAACTACTAATCGCGGTACAGTCGAAACTCTACCCAGCTTGCCTTTTGTCCATGCTTTCGTACAACTAGAACCAATTCAAACAAAATCTCCTCAAGCAGCTGCCACAGTAACGCTCAATTATTACTACCAAATGCTCAATGCAGTGGGGCTAAAGCATGACATCGGCTCGAAGAACATCCAAGCAGGAGCTTACAACTTGCTCGTAACGCGCCAATGGATGCTGCTGATTCCCCGTTCCCAAGAAAGCTTTGAGTCGATTGCCATCAACTCTTTGGGATTTGCTGGCACAATGTTTGTGCGTAACGATCGACAAATGCAAATCTTAAAAGAATTAGGACCGATGCGCGTGTTGAGTCAGGTGGGAATATTGAAAAGCGAGTCGGGAGTCGGGAGTCGGGAAGAAGAGGACAAGGGAGACAAGGGGGACAAGGGGGACAAGGGGGAACTCGGGGACCCCGCGACCGGAGGGAGTGGGGATTAG
- a CDS encoding calcium-binding protein — MANIFGTNLDDTLTGTDSNDRIYGKAGKDTISGLGGDDRLYGGAGDDSLSGGDGNDTLCGDEDNDSLGGGSGNDTLYGGSGNDKLYGGDGNDTLQGGNGNDYIEGGFGEDVIYGGQGDDVIVGDLDDYRIRTGDSDRIYGGAGDDSIYGRYGNDSIYGDDGDDLLAGDGYGVISGPDYGVRKDDNDRIYGGNGKDILVGEFGSDVLDGGSGDDLLIGAGGGWLRGTVDSSRGDSEKDVLTGGSGKDTFVLAGSGGRPGSGTYYEAGDSYALITDFNKYEDTIFLAKTNRPVTESQYIIEYSLGAAPEGLPAGTAIYANNVGETQPNLIAILQGISPDSINLNASYFKISDEYVRYS, encoded by the coding sequence ATGGCAAATATCTTTGGTACGAACTTAGACGATACCTTAACTGGTACGGACAGCAACGACAGAATCTATGGCAAAGCTGGAAAAGACACAATATCCGGTTTAGGTGGGGACGATCGCCTCTATGGTGGTGCAGGTGACGACTCTCTAAGTGGTGGAGATGGTAACGATACCTTATGTGGTGACGAAGATAACGATTCTCTGGGGGGTGGCAGCGGTAATGACACGTTGTACGGTGGCAGTGGCAATGACAAGCTATACGGTGGCGACGGAAACGACACCTTACAAGGAGGCAACGGCAATGACTATATAGAAGGTGGATTTGGTGAAGATGTCATCTATGGTGGTCAAGGCGACGATGTAATAGTAGGAGATCTCGACGATTATCGAATCAGAACTGGTGATAGCGATCGCATCTATGGCGGTGCTGGTGACGATTCGATTTACGGTCGCTATGGTAACGATTCGATTTATGGCGATGATGGCGACGATCTCCTGGCTGGCGATGGCTATGGAGTCATTTCTGGTCCTGATTATGGTGTGAGAAAAGACGACAACGATCGCATATATGGAGGTAATGGCAAAGATATATTAGTTGGCGAGTTCGGGAGTGATGTTTTAGATGGAGGATCTGGGGACGATCTCTTGATTGGTGCTGGTGGTGGATGGTTACGCGGTACTGTTGATTCCAGCCGTGGCGATTCAGAGAAAGATGTTTTAACAGGAGGATCGGGAAAAGATACATTTGTCCTTGCAGGTAGTGGCGGAAGACCTGGTTCAGGAACTTACTATGAAGCAGGGGATAGCTACGCTTTGATAACTGACTTCAATAAGTATGAAGATACAATCTTTTTGGCAAAAACCAACCGCCCTGTAACTGAATCTCAGTACATAATTGAATACAGTTTGGGCGCAGCACCGGAAGGCTTGCCAGCAGGCACGGCAATCTATGCAAATAATGTAGGAGAAACCCAACCAAATCTGATTGCGATCTTGCAGGGTATTTCACCCGATTCTATAAATCTGAATGCGTCCTACTTCAAGATTAGCGACGAGTACGTTCGGTATAGTTAA
- a CDS encoding calcium-binding protein: MANIFGTNLDDTLTGTDGNDKIYGKAGNDTLSGGLGDDILDGSHGADTLKGEDGNDTLYGGNGSDRLYGGAGSDRLYGGAGNDEIYGDYYSEVGNDRLYGGAGSDRIAGGAGSDEIYGEDGDDIISGGLIGNSSNDNDRLYGGKGKDTLVGEFGNDSLNGGAGDDYIDGAGGRVFHWDGDVSRGRGEIDTLTGGAGKDSFILTGGSGRSGVGPSYIGNGNGDYALITDFNKNEDVISLAKTESSPVVYPPVTIEYSLGAVPEGLPQGTGIYANNLGAQPDLIAILQGVSPDSVSLSGSYFQIS; the protein is encoded by the coding sequence ATGGCAAATATCTTTGGTACGAACTTAGACGATACCTTAACTGGTACGGATGGCAACGACAAAATTTATGGCAAAGCTGGAAACGATACTTTATCTGGCGGTTTAGGTGATGACATTTTAGATGGTAGTCATGGTGCAGACACCCTCAAAGGTGAAGACGGAAATGACACCTTGTATGGTGGTAACGGTAGCGATCGCCTCTATGGTGGTGCTGGGAGCGATCGCCTCTATGGTGGTGCTGGTAACGACGAAATTTATGGCGATTACTACAGTGAGGTAGGCAACGATCGCCTCTATGGTGGTGCTGGAAGCGATCGCATTGCTGGTGGTGCTGGAAGCGACGAAATTTATGGTGAGGATGGCGACGACATCATCAGCGGTGGACTCATCGGTAATAGCAGCAATGATAACGACCGCTTGTATGGTGGTAAAGGCAAAGACACCTTAGTTGGAGAGTTCGGTAACGACTCTTTAAATGGAGGCGCTGGAGACGACTACATCGATGGTGCTGGAGGAAGAGTATTTCACTGGGATGGTGATGTCAGTCGTGGCAGAGGTGAAATTGATACTCTGACAGGTGGAGCGGGAAAAGATTCATTTATCCTTACGGGAGGCTCTGGACGGTCTGGTGTAGGACCTTCTTACATAGGTAATGGCAATGGTGACTACGCTCTCATTACCGACTTCAACAAGAACGAAGATGTCATCTCGCTAGCCAAAACTGAGAGCAGTCCCGTAGTCTATCCCCCAGTCACAATCGAATACAGTCTGGGTGCAGTACCGGAAGGTTTACCGCAGGGAACGGGAATATATGCGAACAACTTAGGAGCGCAACCAGATCTCATTGCGATCTTGCAAGGTGTTTCTCCCGACTCTGTAAGTTTAAGCGGGTCTTATTTCCAGATTTCCTAA
- a CDS encoding calcium-binding protein — protein sequence MSVIFGTDLDDSLTGGDGNDRIYGKAGNDNLNGNKGNDLLYGGVGDDRLLGGDGKDTLYGNENNDFLNGDAGDDTLYGGSGNDTLYGGNDNDTLYGDAGNDFLNGYVGNDRLYGGYGNDDLEGSFGNDVVNGGAGDDIINGAGGFGLELFSSASRGSNEIDTLTGGAGKDKFRLESSGAGRDGRGVSYRYGNNDYALITDFNLNEDVITLSSNDISGPSFLFTDVTYSLGASPDGLPSGTGIYAQFANNTSAAPDLIAILQGVSPDTLDLNASYFQYIRYS from the coding sequence ATGTCCGTAATATTTGGTACAGATTTAGACGATTCCTTAACTGGTGGAGACGGCAACGACAGAATCTATGGCAAAGCCGGAAATGACAACCTTAACGGGAATAAAGGCAACGATCTCCTTTATGGTGGAGTAGGTGACGATCGCCTGTTGGGTGGAGATGGCAAAGACACCTTATATGGCAATGAAAATAACGATTTTTTGAATGGCGATGCAGGTGATGATACCTTGTACGGGGGTAGCGGTAACGATACCTTGTACGGGGGTAACGATAACGATACCTTGTACGGCGATGCAGGTAATGACTTTCTCAACGGTTATGTCGGTAACGATCGCTTATACGGCGGCTATGGGAACGATGATTTAGAAGGTTCGTTTGGTAACGATGTTGTCAATGGTGGAGCTGGAGATGACATCATTAATGGTGCGGGTGGTTTTGGACTAGAGCTATTTAGTAGTGCCAGTCGCGGATCTAACGAAATTGATACCCTTACAGGTGGAGCCGGAAAAGATAAGTTTAGACTTGAATCCAGTGGTGCTGGACGCGATGGTCGAGGTGTTTCCTATCGCTATGGCAACAACGACTATGCCTTAATTACTGACTTTAATTTGAATGAAGATGTCATTACACTCAGTAGCAATGATATCTCTGGACCATCATTTCTGTTTACAGATGTCACCTATAGTTTGGGTGCATCGCCTGATGGTTTGCCATCGGGAACGGGAATTTACGCTCAATTTGCTAACAATACGAGTGCAGCACCAGATCTAATTGCCATCTTACAAGGTGTTTCTCCCGACACGCTTGATTTGAATGCATCCTACTTCCAGTATATTCGGTATTCTTAA
- the gcvT gene encoding glycine cleavage system aminomethyltransferase GcvT has protein sequence MANQEETALPLAQTPLYHLALELKARLTSFGGWEMPVQFVGIGQEHAAVRTTAGMFDISHMGKFVLRGKQLVAQLQNLVPSDLSRLRSGEAQYTVLLNPQAGIIDDIIFYYQGEDNDTQQGVLIVNAATTSKDKKWLLQHLDPEQVELQDISRQKILIAVQGPQAVAHLQNLVEADLSQVKAFGHLETKILGEPSFMARTGYTGEDGFEVMLEPEAGVKVWRSLAQAGVIPCGLGARDTLRLEAAMALYGQDIDDNTTPLEAGLGWLVHLDTKGDFIGRDILEQQKTNGVSRRLVGLQMPGRHIARHGYQVLSEGKVVGEITSGTLSPTLGYPIALAYVPTPLSQPGQTLDVEIRGKTYPAVVVKKPFYRAKNRLGK, from the coding sequence GTGGCTAATCAAGAAGAAACTGCCCTACCTCTAGCGCAAACACCCCTCTATCACCTCGCTTTAGAGCTGAAGGCAAGGTTAACGAGTTTTGGTGGCTGGGAAATGCCCGTGCAGTTTGTTGGGATCGGACAAGAACATGCTGCGGTCAGGACAACGGCGGGGATGTTTGATATATCTCACATGGGTAAATTCGTCCTACGGGGAAAACAGCTAGTCGCTCAACTGCAAAACTTAGTCCCCTCCGATTTGAGTCGGTTGCGATCGGGAGAAGCACAGTACACGGTGCTATTAAATCCGCAAGCCGGAATTATCGATGACATCATCTTCTACTACCAAGGGGAAGATAATGACACGCAGCAAGGAGTATTGATCGTCAATGCGGCAACCACCAGTAAAGATAAAAAATGGTTGTTGCAACACCTCGACCCAGAGCAGGTAGAACTACAAGACATTTCACGCCAGAAAATCTTAATTGCGGTGCAAGGACCGCAAGCCGTGGCGCATTTGCAAAACTTGGTAGAAGCAGACTTATCTCAAGTCAAAGCCTTCGGGCATTTAGAAACAAAGATACTAGGAGAACCGAGTTTTATGGCTCGGACTGGTTATACAGGGGAGGATGGATTTGAAGTGATGTTAGAACCAGAAGCAGGCGTGAAGGTGTGGCGATCGCTCGCTCAAGCCGGAGTCATTCCCTGTGGACTAGGGGCGAGAGACACCCTGCGATTAGAGGCAGCTATGGCACTTTACGGGCAAGATATTGACGATAACACCACTCCCTTAGAAGCAGGCTTAGGCTGGCTCGTCCACCTCGACACCAAAGGCGACTTTATCGGGCGCGATATCCTAGAGCAACAGAAAACAAACGGAGTTTCACGACGATTAGTAGGGTTGCAAATGCCAGGGCGACACATTGCCCGCCACGGATACCAAGTCTTATCTGAAGGTAAAGTCGTAGGAGAGATTACCAGCGGCACTTTGTCCCCTACTTTAGGCTACCCGATCGCCCTTGCTTACGTTCCTACACCCCTCAGCCAGCCAGGGCAAACCTTAGACGTAGAAATCAGAGGTAAGACCTATCCAGCGGTAGTTGTGAAAAAACCCTTCTATCGGGCTAAGAATCGTCTGGGGAAATAA
- the gcvH gene encoding glycine cleavage system protein GcvH: MELEYPSDLKYLDSHEYVRMDGDIATIGISAFAVDQLGDIVFLELPEVGDRVTKGETFGSVESVKAVEDMYCAVTGTVVERNETVLETPEQLADDPYGEGWLLKVRVEDASELDEALTAEEYRTQVEGA, from the coding sequence ATGGAGTTGGAATATCCAAGCGACCTAAAATATCTTGACTCGCACGAATACGTCCGCATGGATGGCGATATCGCTACGATTGGCATTTCTGCTTTTGCTGTCGATCAGCTAGGTGACATTGTATTTCTGGAACTTCCTGAAGTTGGCGATCGCGTCACTAAGGGAGAAACCTTTGGTTCCGTAGAATCAGTCAAAGCAGTAGAAGATATGTACTGCGCCGTGACTGGTACGGTAGTAGAACGCAATGAAACTGTACTAGAGACACCAGAACAACTAGCGGACGATCCCTATGGCGAAGGCTGGTTACTGAAAGTGCGTGTCGAAGATGCCAGCGAATTAGACGAGGCGCTAACTGCTGAAGAATACCGCACCCAGGTAGAGGGAGCGTAG
- the gcvP gene encoding aminomethyl-transferring glycine dehydrogenase, whose protein sequence is MVLDSPRIHRDRQQKQISSESISFRQRHIGPQPIEVEQMLEVLGLPTLDALIDRTVPQAIRQQRSLQLEGDRSEHAALAQLKAIASKNQVFRSFIGMGYYGCITPPVIQRNILENPGWYTAYTPYQPEIAQGRLEALLNFQTTIIDLTGLEIANASLLDEGTAAAEAMTMSYGLCKTKAKAFFVSQNCHPQTIQVVQTRARPLGINVIVGDHQTFKFDVPVFGVLLQYPASDGTIYDYRAFVEQAHAAGALVTVAADPLSLTLLTPPGEWGADIAVGSTQRFGVPMGYGGPHAAYFATKEEFKRQVPGRIVGVSKDIHGKTALRLALQTREQHIRRDKATSNICTAQVLLAVMASMYAVYHGSQGLKQIATRIHKFTAILAAGLQQLGYTISSESFFDTLRINLVNRNLDDILQACQAKKINIRIFDEKSVGISLDETIAEADLTDLFEIFAGGEDFPFTIKELASSDSPVRAHSCAPLPTPDSRLTRTSEFLTHPVFNRYHSETELLRYIYRLQAKDLSLTTSMIPLGSCTMKLNATAEMMPVTWQEFGNLHPFAPLSQTRGYQILFQQLEAWLAEITGFAAVSLQPNAGSQGEYAGLLTIRQYHESRGEGHRNICLIPQSAHGTNPASAVMAGMKVVAIACDEQGNVDVEDLQAKAEKHKDELAALMVTYPSTHGVFEEQIKDICAIVHAHGGQVYMDGANLNAQVGLCRPGDIGADVCHLNLHKTFCIPHGGGGPGMGPIGVATHLAPFLPDTSIAQISSDTHPSLLTPHPSKIGAISAAPWGSASILTISWMYIAMMGGEGLTEATKVAILNANYIARRLEPYYPVLYKGKAGFVAHECILDLRSLKKTASIEVEDIAKRLMDYGFHAPTISWPVAGTMMVEPTESESKEELDRFCDAMIAIRQEIAEIEAGKVSREDNLLKNAPHTAESLLASDWQHPYTREQAAYPAPWTREHKFWVAVGRIDSAFGDRNFVCSCQPMEAYS, encoded by the coding sequence GTGGTACTAGACAGTCCTCGTATTCATCGCGATCGGCAGCAAAAACAAATAAGCAGCGAGTCAATTTCATTTCGACAAAGACACATTGGACCTCAACCGATTGAGGTTGAGCAAATGCTAGAAGTGTTGGGGCTACCGACCCTTGATGCATTGATTGACCGGACAGTGCCGCAAGCCATTCGCCAACAGCGATCGCTGCAATTGGAAGGCGATCGCAGCGAACATGCGGCTTTGGCGCAGTTAAAAGCGATCGCCTCGAAAAACCAAGTATTTCGGTCGTTTATTGGGATGGGATATTACGGCTGCATTACTCCACCAGTAATTCAGCGAAATATTTTAGAAAACCCAGGCTGGTACACTGCTTATACTCCCTACCAACCAGAAATCGCGCAGGGACGACTAGAAGCGTTGCTGAATTTCCAAACGACAATTATTGACTTGACGGGTTTGGAAATTGCTAACGCTTCTTTACTAGATGAAGGCACAGCCGCCGCCGAAGCTATGACTATGAGTTATGGTCTGTGCAAAACGAAGGCAAAAGCTTTCTTTGTCTCCCAAAACTGCCATCCCCAGACAATTCAAGTCGTGCAGACCCGTGCTAGACCACTGGGAATTAACGTGATTGTTGGCGACCACCAAACTTTTAAGTTTGACGTGCCAGTATTTGGCGTATTGCTGCAATACCCAGCCAGTGACGGTACGATTTACGACTATCGGGCATTTGTGGAACAAGCCCATGCTGCCGGGGCATTGGTCACTGTCGCCGCCGACCCTTTGAGTTTAACTTTATTGACTCCCCCAGGAGAGTGGGGTGCTGATATTGCGGTAGGCAGCACGCAGCGCTTCGGCGTACCGATGGGTTATGGCGGACCCCATGCAGCATATTTCGCCACGAAAGAAGAATTTAAGCGACAAGTTCCAGGGCGGATTGTCGGAGTTTCTAAAGATATCCACGGGAAAACAGCCTTACGCCTAGCACTACAAACTCGCGAACAACATATCCGCCGCGACAAAGCCACCAGTAATATTTGCACGGCGCAGGTCTTACTGGCAGTCATGGCTTCGATGTATGCGGTGTATCACGGTTCCCAAGGACTGAAACAAATTGCTACCAGAATCCACAAATTTACGGCAATTTTAGCAGCAGGATTACAGCAGCTAGGCTATACCATCAGTTCAGAATCTTTCTTCGATACATTACGGATTAATTTAGTCAATCGTAACTTAGATGATATTTTGCAGGCTTGCCAAGCTAAGAAAATCAATATACGAATATTTGATGAAAAGTCTGTAGGTATCTCTTTAGATGAAACGATCGCAGAAGCCGATTTAACCGACCTATTCGAGATTTTCGCAGGCGGTGAAGATTTCCCCTTCACCATTAAAGAATTAGCTTCTTCTGACTCTCCTGTACGGGCGCACAGCTGTGCGCCCCTACCGACTCCCGACTCCCGACTGACTCGCACCAGCGAATTTCTCACCCATCCTGTTTTCAATCGCTACCATTCGGAAACAGAATTGCTGCGATACATTTATCGATTGCAGGCAAAGGATTTGTCCTTGACAACATCGATGATTCCCTTGGGTTCCTGCACGATGAAACTGAATGCAACGGCAGAGATGATGCCCGTCACCTGGCAGGAATTTGGCAATCTGCATCCGTTTGCCCCACTGTCGCAAACGCGAGGGTATCAGATTTTATTCCAACAGTTAGAAGCATGGTTAGCGGAAATCACGGGTTTTGCTGCGGTTTCTCTGCAACCTAACGCTGGTTCGCAGGGTGAATATGCTGGTCTGCTGACGATTCGGCAATATCATGAAAGTCGGGGAGAAGGACATCGGAATATTTGTTTAATTCCCCAATCTGCCCACGGTACGAACCCAGCCAGTGCGGTGATGGCAGGGATGAAAGTGGTGGCGATCGCCTGTGACGAACAAGGTAACGTAGACGTAGAAGATTTGCAGGCAAAGGCAGAAAAGCACAAAGACGAACTCGCCGCGTTGATGGTGACATATCCCTCCACCCACGGCGTGTTTGAGGAACAAATTAAAGACATTTGCGCGATCGTCCATGCCCACGGCGGACAAGTCTACATGGATGGGGCAAATCTCAACGCCCAAGTCGGTTTGTGTCGTCCTGGAGATATTGGGGCAGATGTCTGTCACCTCAACCTGCACAAAACCTTCTGTATCCCTCACGGTGGTGGTGGTCCTGGGATGGGACCAATTGGTGTAGCAACTCACCTCGCCCCCTTCCTCCCTGACACTTCTATTGCCCAAATCAGTAGCGATACTCATCCCTCACTCCTCACTCCTCACCCCTCCAAGATTGGCGCTATTTCCGCTGCACCTTGGGGCAGTGCTAGCATCCTGACAATTTCTTGGATGTACATCGCCATGATGGGGGGCGAGGGATTAACAGAGGCGACTAAAGTAGCAATTCTCAACGCCAACTACATCGCCCGCAGACTAGAGCCATACTACCCCGTACTGTACAAGGGTAAAGCTGGTTTTGTCGCCCACGAGTGTATTTTAGATCTGCGATCGCTCAAGAAAACTGCCTCAATTGAAGTCGAAGACATTGCCAAACGCTTGATGGACTACGGCTTCCACGCCCCAACAATTTCTTGGCCCGTTGCAGGGACGATGATGGTAGAACCCACAGAAAGCGAATCAAAGGAAGAATTGGATCGATTCTGCGATGCCATGATTGCGATTCGGCAGGAAATTGCTGAAATTGAAGCGGGTAAAGTCAGTCGGGAAGATAATTTATTAAAAAATGCTCCCCATACTGCCGAAAGCCTGCTAGCAAGCGATTGGCAACATCCTTACACCCGCGAACAAGCCGCATATCCTGCCCCGTGGACGCGAGAACACAAGTTCTGGGTTGCCGTGGGACGAATTGATAGTGCTTTTGGCGATCGCAATTTCGTCTGTTCCTGCCAACCGATGGAGGCGTATAGCTAG
- a CDS encoding exopolysaccharide biosynthesis protein — protein MASTTKSSPGLYTSRLLRQFLERHAEQEYVSLGELVVELGDRAYGPLLVICALPEALPLPVAGVSAIIAIPLMLVSAQLSLGFSRPHLPKWLAKRRWKQKNLAKVVEKGLNYLAKAEKIVRPRWGFITSRLAQRLLGLFILLMAIIIALPIPLGNMLPAIAIVVISLGMSEGDGLLVVVGVLAASVILAVMVSAIGFVANSLRSSFQQLRQQLNF, from the coding sequence ATGGCTTCTACTACCAAATCTTCCCCAGGCTTGTACACTTCCAGATTGCTGCGGCAGTTTCTAGAACGGCACGCCGAACAAGAGTATGTCAGTTTGGGGGAGTTAGTGGTAGAGTTGGGCGATCGCGCTTATGGTCCTTTACTGGTCATCTGCGCTTTACCAGAAGCATTACCTTTACCCGTGGCGGGTGTATCGGCGATTATCGCAATCCCGTTAATGCTGGTTTCGGCGCAATTAAGTTTGGGTTTTTCTCGTCCCCATCTACCAAAATGGTTGGCTAAACGGCGTTGGAAGCAAAAAAACTTAGCCAAGGTAGTAGAAAAAGGGCTGAATTACCTCGCAAAGGCTGAAAAAATCGTCCGTCCCCGTTGGGGTTTTATCACTTCGCGATTGGCACAAAGGTTGTTAGGATTATTTATTTTATTGATGGCGATAATTATTGCTTTGCCTATCCCGCTAGGAAATATGCTACCCGCGATCGCGATCGTTGTCATTAGTCTAGGTATGAGTGAAGGTGATGGCTTACTCGTCGTCGTGGGAGTTTTAGCGGCTAGCGTTATTCTGGCAGTTATGGTCAGCGCGATCGGTTTTGTTGCTAATAGTTTGAGAAGTTCTTTCCAACAACTCCGACAACAACTTAATTTTTAG
- a CDS encoding chromate transporter, with translation MSQETEGIQPAEQQITYAALNSQQKKQRLRELAVVFLKLGTIAFGGPAAHIAMMDDEVAKRRQWMSREKLLDLLGVTNLIPGPNSTELAIHIGYERAGWRGLIIAGTCFILPAMSIVWVLAIAYKQYQTLPQAEGLLYGIKPVIIAIVLQALWKLGQKAIKDVPTGIVAVAVIVAFFFGWNEIVLLLLAGLGVMLVKSLGRSRGNVAAWLLPLSLPLAQAGSTTPTPPVGWLNVFLFFLKIGSVLYGSGYVLLAFLQRDLVERNQWLTSQQLLDAVAIGQFTPGPVFTTATFIGYLLAGHAGAIAATIGIFLPAFVLVGIINPWVPKLRQSTLVGGFLDGVNAASLGLMAVVSYTLGRTALIDIVTVVLAIASAIAVFRFKINSAWLVLAGGIIGLILQLVR, from the coding sequence ATGTCTCAGGAAACTGAAGGGATTCAACCAGCAGAACAGCAAATCACCTATGCTGCCCTTAATTCGCAGCAAAAAAAGCAAAGACTGCGAGAATTAGCAGTAGTATTTCTCAAGTTAGGTACGATCGCCTTTGGTGGTCCCGCCGCACATATCGCCATGATGGATGATGAGGTGGCAAAGCGCAGGCAGTGGATGAGTCGCGAGAAACTACTCGATTTGCTGGGCGTAACTAACTTAATTCCCGGACCCAATTCTACAGAACTAGCTATTCACATCGGCTACGAACGGGCAGGATGGCGCGGTTTGATTATCGCGGGAACCTGCTTTATTTTACCTGCCATGTCGATCGTCTGGGTATTGGCGATCGCCTACAAGCAATACCAAACTTTACCCCAAGCTGAAGGATTGCTCTACGGTATCAAACCCGTTATCATCGCGATCGTCTTACAAGCACTGTGGAAGTTAGGTCAAAAAGCAATTAAGGACGTACCAACGGGGATAGTAGCAGTAGCGGTCATAGTCGCCTTTTTTTTTGGCTGGAATGAAATCGTATTGCTGTTACTGGCGGGACTGGGAGTGATGTTGGTAAAAAGTCTGGGGCGGAGTCGGGGTAATGTGGCAGCTTGGCTGTTGCCGCTATCTTTGCCGCTGGCACAAGCAGGTAGTACAACCCCTACTCCACCTGTAGGCTGGCTGAATGTGTTTCTGTTTTTCCTCAAAATTGGTTCGGTGCTGTACGGCAGTGGTTATGTTTTACTTGCCTTTTTGCAACGAGATTTGGTAGAACGCAATCAGTGGCTAACGTCTCAACAGCTTTTAGATGCAGTTGCGATCGGTCAATTTACCCCTGGTCCCGTGTTTACCACTGCTACTTTCATCGGCTATCTTTTAGCTGGTCATGCAGGGGCGATCGCGGCTACAATCGGAATTTTTCTGCCTGCATTTGTACTAGTCGGTATTATCAATCCCTGGGTTCCAAAACTACGTCAATCTACTTTAGTTGGTGGTTTTTTAGATGGAGTGAATGCTGCATCTTTGGGCTTGATGGCTGTTGTTTCATATACTTTAGGACGCACGGCATTGATAGATATCGTCACTGTAGTTTTAGCAATTGCTAGCGCGATCGCTGTTTTCCGCTTCAAGATAAATTCCGCTTGGCTAGTTTTAGCTGGGGGAATTATTGGCTTAATCTTGCAATTAGTAAGGTAA